A single region of the Pararhodospirillum photometricum DSM 122 genome encodes:
- a CDS encoding sensor histidine kinase — translation MGSLTTKIQLGLAILFGVYAYTLIVQTIEAYDSLKSKEVSRIVEDATRQAATLGDYLSEQQRFVSELTQGPEITNFLVNRALGMSLQYGLQTSLDAIEAKFFQTLKARHIGDIPLYIRLVFIDEGGGRLVDTRPRADLPLLLDSPPIRIDASHAWTLITVPVRHRGRAAGFVVAWSDLGGLARFLLPAPQDVPRRVSFLLSGDQAVGAAPGLDLDALARVEEGKAAWILLVQEQPHLVVRAAVPGTTLSLVSVVSEEVLAESRSPAAFLVIASVVPPLGLVAVVYLALLHRRQARTDRALRSSRLRLMTISDSVVEGIVMIGRDERVAFVNRPALKILSLSGDPPAYVGQPLGQVFRLADRGGRPPWLATIMDGATRLNDDATFLSASGVVVSVAYGCAFMRDSDTGAAAIVSFRDISSLKQAKAEAMQSARLASIGQLAAGIAHEINTPAQYIGDNLSYLDAGLQTLCAVVRDGEAGDNRLLGRLITDLPQAVAESREGVEQIARIVLSIREFSHPGPSARAAVDLNRALETTLTVSRNSWKRVAAIDRHLDPDLPQVTCHAGAINQVLLNLILNAVQAIETGSRPLPGRIDVATWADLDGVVIEISDTGPGVPMVLRERIFDPFFTTKPVGKGTGQGLAICLDIVTRHGGRITVAGEEGEGAVFTVRLPLGG, via the coding sequence ATGGGGTCCTTGACAACTAAGATTCAGCTTGGTCTTGCCATCCTCTTTGGCGTTTATGCGTATACCTTGATTGTCCAGACCATTGAGGCTTACGACTCTCTCAAGTCCAAAGAAGTCAGTCGCATTGTCGAGGATGCTACTCGGCAAGCCGCAACCTTGGGTGATTATTTGAGCGAGCAGCAGCGCTTTGTTTCTGAACTGACGCAAGGACCGGAGATTACTAATTTTCTGGTCAATCGCGCTTTGGGGATGTCGCTGCAATATGGCCTGCAAACCAGTCTTGATGCGATTGAGGCCAAGTTTTTTCAAACCCTTAAGGCTCGTCACATTGGAGATATTCCCCTCTACATCCGGTTGGTATTTATCGATGAGGGGGGGGGGCGCTTGGTGGACACCCGCCCCCGGGCAGATTTGCCTCTCCTGCTGGATTCCCCCCCGATCCGTATCGACGCGTCGCACGCGTGGACTCTGATCACCGTTCCCGTGCGTCACAGGGGGCGAGCCGCCGGCTTTGTGGTGGCTTGGAGCGATCTTGGAGGCTTGGCCCGGTTTCTTTTGCCCGCCCCTCAGGACGTCCCGCGCCGAGTGAGCTTTCTCCTGTCCGGGGATCAGGCCGTTGGTGCCGCGCCGGGCCTTGATCTCGACGCCCTGGCCCGGGTCGAGGAGGGAAAGGCGGCCTGGATCCTCTTGGTGCAAGAGCAGCCCCACCTTGTGGTTCGTGCTGCTGTTCCCGGAACCACCTTGTCCCTGGTGAGTGTTGTTTCCGAGGAGGTCCTGGCCGAAAGTCGCAGTCCTGCTGCGTTTCTTGTCATTGCCAGCGTGGTTCCCCCCTTGGGTTTGGTGGCTGTCGTATACTTGGCGCTTTTGCATCGGCGACAGGCTCGCACCGATCGGGCCTTGCGCTCCTCGCGTCTGCGTTTGATGACCATCTCCGATTCCGTGGTCGAAGGAATCGTGATGATCGGGCGCGACGAGCGCGTGGCGTTCGTCAACCGACCCGCTCTAAAAATCCTGAGCCTGTCCGGCGATCCTCCGGCTTACGTCGGGCAACCGCTGGGCCAGGTCTTTCGGCTCGCCGATCGGGGGGGCAGGCCTCCTTGGCTGGCCACGATTATGGATGGTGCAACCCGGCTCAATGATGACGCGACCTTCTTGTCCGCCTCTGGCGTCGTGGTCAGTGTGGCCTATGGGTGTGCCTTTATGCGGGATAGCGATACCGGGGCCGCCGCCATCGTGTCCTTTCGCGACATCAGTTCCCTCAAACAGGCCAAGGCCGAGGCCATGCAGTCGGCGCGTCTGGCCAGCATCGGCCAACTCGCCGCAGGCATTGCCCATGAGATCAATACCCCGGCCCAGTACATTGGCGATAATCTCAGTTATCTTGACGCAGGCCTCCAAACTTTGTGCGCCGTGGTCCGAGACGGCGAGGCTGGAGACAACCGGTTGCTCGGCCGCCTGATCACTGACCTCCCGCAAGCCGTGGCGGAGTCGCGCGAGGGAGTGGAGCAGATCGCTCGCATTGTTTTGTCCATCCGGGAGTTTTCGCACCCGGGACCCTCGGCCCGCGCCGCCGTTGATCTCAACCGAGCCCTTGAGACCACCTTGACGGTGTCAAGGAACTCCTGGAAGCGGGTCGCGGCCATTGACCGCCATCTGGATCCCGATCTTCCTCAGGTGACCTGCCATGCCGGAGCCATCAACCAAGTGCTGCTCAACCTGATTTTGAATGCCGTCCAGGCCATCGAAACCGGTTCACGCCCACTTCCCGGGCGCATTGATGTTGCGACCTGGGCCGATCTTGACGGGGTGGTGATCGAGATCTCGGACACTGGTCCTGGCGTGCCGATGGTCCTGCGCGAGCGCATATTCGACCCGTTCTTTACGACCAAGCCCGTTGGCAAAGGCACCGGGCAGGGGCTGGCCATCTGCCTCGATATTGTCACGCGTCATGGCGGGAGAATCACCGTGGCCGGGGAGGAAGGGGAGGGGGCCGTGTTTACCGTGCGTCTGCCTCTTGGGGGGTGA
- a CDS encoding diguanylate cyclase domain-containing protein, with the protein MRAGMEQGTPDRKGFLAGWKARRAPRSSDSGALVAALNKAVFDAVADGIVSLDREGRVTFLNRAAQTLGQCRERDSLGRRGEEVFPFMAALPTLDTIPRERFEVVLCGCDGEIIPLEIVAAPIIEARQVTGTVVVFRDIRERRHAEESRRLAAAVVEWSPQAIVVADLGGMIIIVNPAFSRLSGFASEDIVGKPVSVLRSDHHDAAFHAALRQTLDRDGLWCGEVWNRHKDGTPYAVWLSITRVSAEAGGGFLVGFYFDITERKRHEARILQEANHDALTGLPNRRMVEEGLEIALAQARRGGHRVAVLLIDLDGFKAVNDTHGHDAGDVLLCEMARRMAATLRVGDMVARLGGDEFLVLLAPLGDDAENGARRVARHLVEQIARPVLHEDISLRVSASIGIAIGDGTCEGGPLIKQADQAMYVVKRSGKHGFHFYEANKDDKEEA; encoded by the coding sequence ATGAGGGCAGGAATGGAGCAGGGAACGCCGGACCGCAAGGGGTTTCTGGCAGGCTGGAAGGCAAGGCGCGCACCACGCAGCAGTGATAGTGGGGCCTTGGTAGCCGCTCTCAACAAAGCTGTCTTTGATGCCGTGGCCGATGGAATCGTCAGTCTCGACCGCGAGGGAAGAGTGACCTTTCTTAATCGGGCCGCGCAAACCTTGGGCCAGTGCCGGGAGCGTGACAGCTTGGGGCGGCGAGGCGAGGAAGTCTTCCCCTTCATGGCCGCCTTGCCCACTCTTGATACCATCCCTCGCGAACGTTTCGAGGTCGTTTTGTGTGGTTGTGACGGCGAGATCATTCCCCTTGAGATCGTAGCCGCGCCCATTATTGAAGCGCGGCAGGTCACAGGAACCGTTGTTGTCTTTCGCGACATTCGCGAGCGACGCCATGCCGAGGAAAGTCGGCGTCTCGCGGCCGCCGTTGTGGAGTGGTCGCCCCAGGCGATCGTTGTGGCCGATCTTGGGGGGATGATCATCATCGTCAATCCCGCCTTTTCCCGCCTGTCGGGTTTTGCCAGCGAGGATATTGTGGGCAAGCCCGTGAGTGTACTGCGCTCCGACCACCACGACGCAGCCTTTCATGCCGCCTTGCGCCAGACGCTCGATCGCGATGGCTTGTGGTGCGGCGAAGTCTGGAACCGCCACAAAGACGGCACCCCCTACGCCGTCTGGCTCAGTATCACCCGCGTTAGCGCCGAAGCCGGGGGGGGCTTCCTGGTTGGTTTCTATTTCGATATCACCGAGCGCAAGCGTCATGAAGCACGCATCTTGCAAGAGGCCAACCACGATGCTCTGACCGGCTTGCCCAATCGCCGCATGGTCGAAGAAGGTCTGGAGATTGCCCTGGCCCAAGCACGGCGCGGCGGCCATCGGGTCGCGGTCTTGCTCATTGATCTCGATGGGTTCAAGGCGGTCAACGATACCCACGGCCACGATGCCGGCGATGTTTTGCTTTGTGAGATGGCCCGCCGCATGGCTGCCACCCTTCGGGTTGGCGACATGGTCGCTCGCCTTGGCGGCGACGAGTTTCTCGTGCTGTTGGCTCCGCTGGGGGACGATGCGGAGAACGGCGCCCGACGGGTGGCGCGCCATCTCGTGGAGCAGATCGCCCGGCCCGTTCTCCACGAGGATATCAGCCTTCGGGTGTCGGCCAGCATTGGCATCGCGATCGGCGACGGGACCTGTGAGGGGGGCCCTCTGATCAAGCAGGCCGACCAGGCCATGTACGTGGTCAAGCGCTCAGGCAAGCACGGGTTCCACTTTTATGAGGCCAATAAGGACGATAAGGAGGAAGCATGA
- a CDS encoding FeoA family protein, with protein sequence MTHLSPQTSQGQTAPVTVRALPLGEAREGDVVRVITFRGGGRAVEELLAAGLTPGRVCSVAGMGPGGAVLVDFEGRRLAIGGNVARDIWVRLVGA encoded by the coding sequence ATGACTCATCTGTCCCCGCAGACCAGCCAGGGCCAAACCGCCCCGGTTACGGTGCGGGCCTTGCCCTTGGGGGAGGCCCGCGAGGGCGATGTGGTGCGCGTGATCACCTTTCGGGGAGGCGGCCGCGCCGTTGAGGAACTGCTGGCGGCGGGCCTGACGCCGGGGCGCGTTTGCAGCGTCGCGGGGATGGGGCCTGGGGGGGCGGTTTTGGTGGATTTTGAGGGGCGCCGTCTGGCCATTGGCGGCAATGTCGCACGGGACATTTGGGTGCGTCTGGTCGGCGCGTGA
- a CDS encoding FeoC-like transcriptional regulator, translated as MLCMQSVRAYMNGVGPVSPQEIAVHFDTSPEVAQQVLDRWLAKGKVQVRPAGSCSGCGNCQCGRLYEWMGD; from the coding sequence ATGCTGTGTATGCAAAGTGTTCGCGCCTACATGAACGGTGTGGGCCCGGTCAGCCCCCAGGAGATCGCCGTCCATTTTGATACCTCTCCCGAGGTGGCCCAGCAGGTGCTCGACAGGTGGCTGGCGAAAGGCAAGGTTCAAGTGCGCCCTGCTGGATCTTGTTCTGGCTGTGGAAACTGCCAGTGTGGCCGTCTTTATGAGTGGATGGGTGACTAA
- the feoB gene encoding Fe(2+) transporter permease subunit FeoB, protein MSRVIALAGNPNCGKTTVFNALTGSRQSVGNWPGVTVEKKEGRVSLGGEDIQGVDLPGVYMLGGLSAGSPDERVARDFLLSREASLIINIVDAGNLERNLYLTSQLLEMGLPLVIGLNMMDMADRQGLGIDTKALEQALGCPVVPLVANRGKGIRELKERLSRTPPASSQRPSLPPEITQAIAVLRPQIARAAPQLDAGWTALKLLEGDAFAADLLPSSLRAEVAPLSAQIEAEAGEEADILIADSRFGFIATVMEAATTRRRRMSKSVSARIDQVVLNRFLGVPVFLFILYLMFLFTINVGGVFVDFFDQVFAAFLVDALPALLSEAGVPALGVALAQGVGSGLQTVATFVPIIACLFLFLAFLEDSGYMARAAFVMDRAMRAIGLPGKSFVPLIVGFGCNVPSIMATRTLENRRDRLLTIMMTPFVSCGARLPVFVLFAAVFFPENGQNIVFALYLSGLGFAIATGLLLKATLLPGEPTRFVMELPPYHLPTARGIGMQAWQRLRGFLFRAGKVIVPMVMLLSVLNTLGTDGSLGKEDTEESVLAAASRALTPIFHPMGLTDDNWPAAVGLFTGIFAKEAVVGTLNALYARVDTAPDAEDGTEPSLSEKLQEALATIPEGFAGLGASLTDPLGLGAARQTDLESAAATLDVDESVFGAMASRFDGAAGAFAYMLLILLYTPCVAASGAIRQEAGGAWTAFAALWTTVLGYSAAVVVYQSAQITRDPWSAGAWIAGILGFLGLMGAVMAAVGRHPRSPLLVP, encoded by the coding sequence ATGTCCCGCGTGATCGCCCTCGCGGGCAATCCCAACTGCGGCAAAACCACCGTATTCAACGCCCTGACGGGATCGCGTCAGAGCGTGGGCAACTGGCCCGGGGTCACCGTGGAAAAAAAGGAAGGTCGGGTCAGCCTGGGGGGAGAGGACATCCAGGGAGTGGACCTGCCGGGGGTCTACATGCTGGGCGGGCTTTCTGCCGGCTCCCCCGACGAGCGGGTTGCCCGGGACTTCCTGTTGTCGCGAGAAGCCTCGCTGATCATCAACATTGTTGATGCGGGTAACCTGGAGCGCAATCTTTATCTAACGAGCCAATTGCTCGAGATGGGCCTGCCCCTGGTGATCGGCCTGAACATGATGGACATGGCGGACCGCCAGGGGCTTGGCATCGACACGAAAGCCCTGGAGCAAGCCCTGGGCTGCCCGGTGGTACCCCTGGTGGCCAACCGGGGCAAAGGGATCAGGGAGTTGAAGGAGCGGCTGAGCCGAACCCCTCCCGCTTCATCGCAGCGCCCCTCCCTGCCCCCGGAGATTACCCAGGCGATCGCGGTCTTGCGCCCCCAAATTGCCCGCGCGGCTCCCCAGCTTGATGCGGGCTGGACGGCTCTCAAGCTCTTGGAGGGAGACGCTTTTGCCGCCGATCTCCTGCCGTCCTCCCTCCGGGCCGAGGTCGCTCCCCTGAGCGCACAGATCGAGGCTGAAGCGGGCGAGGAGGCGGATATTCTCATTGCCGACAGCCGGTTTGGGTTCATTGCCACGGTCATGGAGGCGGCAACCACACGACGGCGGCGCATGTCCAAAAGTGTTTCGGCGCGCATCGATCAGGTCGTTCTTAACCGGTTTCTTGGTGTGCCGGTCTTCCTGTTCATCCTTTATCTCATGTTCTTATTTACCATCAACGTTGGTGGCGTGTTCGTTGATTTTTTTGATCAAGTCTTCGCGGCCTTCCTCGTTGATGCCCTTCCTGCTCTGCTGTCTGAAGCAGGAGTGCCGGCTCTTGGCGTGGCCCTGGCGCAAGGAGTGGGCAGCGGCTTGCAGACCGTCGCAACGTTCGTGCCCATCATCGCCTGCCTGTTCTTGTTTTTGGCCTTTCTGGAAGATTCGGGATACATGGCGCGCGCGGCCTTTGTCATGGACCGTGCCATGCGGGCCATTGGGCTCCCCGGCAAGTCGTTTGTTCCGCTGATTGTCGGGTTTGGCTGCAACGTGCCATCAATCATGGCGACACGGACCCTTGAAAACCGACGCGACCGCCTTTTGACCATCATGATGACCCCGTTTGTCAGTTGCGGCGCGCGGCTACCGGTTTTTGTTCTGTTTGCCGCCGTGTTTTTTCCCGAAAACGGACAGAACATCGTTTTTGCGCTGTATCTCAGTGGCTTGGGGTTTGCCATCGCAACCGGCCTGTTGCTGAAGGCAACCTTGCTCCCGGGCGAGCCCACCCGCTTTGTCATGGAATTGCCGCCCTATCACCTCCCCACGGCGCGCGGCATCGGGATGCAGGCGTGGCAACGGCTGCGGGGGTTTTTATTCCGGGCTGGCAAAGTGATTGTGCCCATGGTGATGCTCCTGAGCGTGTTGAACACGTTGGGCACCGATGGAAGCCTGGGCAAGGAAGATACCGAAGAGTCGGTTCTGGCCGCCGCGAGCCGAGCGCTCACTCCCATCTTTCACCCCATGGGCCTGACCGACGACAACTGGCCAGCGGCGGTGGGGCTGTTTACCGGCATTTTTGCCAAAGAGGCCGTGGTCGGCACCCTGAACGCCCTCTACGCCCGGGTCGATACCGCCCCCGACGCCGAGGACGGCACCGAACCCTCTTTGTCCGAAAAATTGCAAGAGGCCCTGGCCACGATCCCCGAGGGATTTGCCGGCCTGGGAGCCAGCCTCACCGATCCCCTGGGCTTGGGGGCGGCTCGCCAGACGGACTTGGAGAGTGCTGCCGCCACTTTGGACGTGGATGAAAGTGTGTTCGGCGCCATGGCATCGCGCTTCGATGGCGCAGCCGGTGCTTTCGCCTACATGTTGTTGATCTTGCTCTATACCCCCTGCGTCGCCGCCTCTGGGGCGATCCGTCAGGAAGCGGGGGGAGCCTGGACGGCCTTCGCCGCTCTGTGGACCACCGTCTTGGGCTATAGCGCGGCGGTGGTGGTCTACCAAAGCGCCCAGATCACCCGAGATCCCTGGAGCGCCGGTGCTTGGATTGCCGGCATCCTTGGGTTCCTTGGCCTCATGGGGGCTGTGATGGCGGCCGTTGGACGCCACCCCCGTTCCCCCCTCCTCGTCCCATAA
- a CDS encoding FeoA family protein codes for MEDLRPGDRARVVGLDRGDLAYRRRLLAMGLTPGVVFELTRIAPLGDPLEIRVRGFTLTLRRHEAAILRLEPAPGEALAEEERACPA; via the coding sequence ATGGAAGATCTGCGCCCGGGCGACCGGGCGCGGGTGGTGGGGCTCGACCGAGGGGATCTTGCCTACCGCCGCCGACTGCTGGCCATGGGCCTGACCCCCGGCGTGGTCTTTGAGTTGACGCGGATTGCCCCGCTTGGGGATCCCCTTGAAATCAGGGTCCGGGGCTTCACCTTGACGTTGCGTCGGCACGAGGCGGCGATTTTGCGCCTTGAGCCCGCGCCAGGCGAGGCCTTGGCGGAGGAGGAGCGCGCATGTCCCGCGTGA
- the rfbC gene encoding dTDP-4-dehydrorhamnose 3,5-epimerase: MSILVESLAIPEVKILRPKKHGDARGFFSETYTERDLAAAGLTLTFVQDNHAFSAEKGTVRGLHFQTPPFAQDKLIRVVRGAILDVAVDVRTGSATYGQHVSAVISAEAWNQILVPIGFAHGLVTLEPNTEVLYKVTNYYSPEHDKGLLWNDPDLGIDWPIGEADAILSEKDKRQPRLAELPVCFPYV, translated from the coding sequence ATGTCTATCCTTGTCGAAAGCCTCGCCATTCCCGAGGTCAAGATTCTTCGCCCCAAGAAGCATGGCGATGCACGAGGCTTTTTTAGCGAAACCTACACCGAGCGCGATCTGGCCGCGGCGGGCCTGACCCTCACCTTCGTTCAGGATAACCACGCCTTTTCCGCCGAAAAGGGCACGGTGCGCGGCCTGCATTTCCAGACCCCTCCCTTTGCCCAGGACAAACTGATCCGGGTGGTGCGAGGCGCCATTTTAGACGTTGCCGTGGATGTGCGCACGGGCTCGGCTACCTATGGCCAGCATGTGTCGGCCGTTATCTCGGCCGAGGCCTGGAATCAGATCCTCGTGCCCATTGGCTTTGCCCACGGCTTGGTGACGCTGGAGCCCAACACCGAAGTCCTCTATAAAGTTACCAACTACTATTCCCCCGAGCATGACAAGGGTTTGTTGTGGAACGACCCTGACCTCGGCATCGACTGGCCCATCGGGGAGGCCGACGCCATCTTGTCCGAAAAGGACAAGCGTCAACCTCGCCTCGCCGAGTTGCCCGTCTGTTTCCCCTACGTGTGA
- the hcp gene encoding hydroxylamine reductase yields MYCYQCEETALHSGCTVKGVCGKRESTAGLQDLLVFVVRGMAWYGEALTGLGLGDRTHDSFIRRALFSTITNVGWDDTRFVALIEEALERRNALRRRFLERTGASWAEPLPEAATWHAPALAFAAKAADVGVLATENPDIRSLRELLVLGVKGIAAYAEHAAHLGYEKAEIGLFIERAMAATLRDLPADTLVALVLEAGHVAIAAMALLDEANTTTYGAPEISQVALGVRTRPGILVSGHDLRDLEELLRQTEGTGLDVYTHGEMLPAHAYPALKKYPHLAGNYGGAWWQQTQDFEAFQGPILMTTNCLVPLRQDNTYLDRLYTTGVVSYEGAHHVADRPEGGAKDFSALIARARQCPPPTALEAGQLTIGFAHQQVLALAGAVVEAVQQGAIRRFVVMAGCDGRHRARTYYTEVAQTLPQDSVILTAGCAKYRYNKLDLGTINGIPRVLDAGQCNDSYSLALIALALKDAFGLEDINELPVSYDIAWYEQKAVAVLLALLALGVKGIRLGPSLPAFLSPAVAQVLVERFHLRPIGSVDEDVAAMMAGA; encoded by the coding sequence ATGTATTGTTACCAGTGCGAGGAAACGGCGCTGCACAGCGGCTGCACCGTCAAAGGAGTGTGCGGGAAGCGGGAAAGCACCGCGGGGCTCCAGGATCTCCTGGTTTTTGTGGTCCGTGGAATGGCTTGGTATGGCGAAGCCCTGACCGGCCTTGGCCTTGGGGATCGTACCCACGACAGCTTCATCCGGCGCGCCTTGTTCTCGACAATCACCAACGTGGGTTGGGACGACACGCGCTTCGTGGCGCTGATCGAGGAAGCCCTGGAGCGGCGCAATGCCTTGCGACGCCGTTTCCTGGAGCGGACCGGGGCGTCGTGGGCGGAACCCTTGCCCGAGGCGGCGACGTGGCACGCACCGGCGTTGGCCTTTGCCGCCAAGGCGGCCGACGTGGGTGTTTTGGCCACCGAGAACCCAGACATCCGGTCCTTGCGCGAGCTGCTGGTTCTGGGGGTGAAGGGGATTGCCGCCTACGCCGAACACGCGGCCCATCTGGGGTACGAGAAGGCCGAGATCGGCCTGTTCATCGAGCGGGCGATGGCGGCAACCTTGCGCGACCTGCCCGCCGACACGCTGGTTGCCCTGGTCCTGGAAGCGGGCCACGTGGCGATCGCGGCCATGGCCCTGCTGGACGAAGCCAATACCACGACCTATGGCGCCCCCGAGATTTCCCAGGTGGCCCTTGGGGTGCGGACCCGGCCCGGGATCTTGGTCAGCGGCCATGATCTGCGTGATCTGGAAGAGCTGCTGCGTCAGACCGAGGGAACCGGTCTCGACGTTTACACTCATGGCGAAATGCTCCCAGCCCATGCTTATCCTGCCTTGAAGAAATACCCCCACCTTGCGGGAAACTACGGCGGGGCGTGGTGGCAGCAGACCCAGGATTTCGAGGCGTTCCAAGGCCCCATCCTTATGACTACCAACTGCCTTGTTCCACTGCGCCAAGACAATACGTATCTGGACCGTCTTTATACCACTGGCGTGGTGAGTTACGAGGGGGCCCACCACGTTGCCGATCGCCCCGAGGGCGGCGCCAAGGACTTTTCCGCCCTGATCGCCCGCGCTCGTCAGTGTCCGCCGCCCACGGCGCTGGAAGCCGGCCAGTTGACCATCGGCTTTGCCCACCAGCAGGTTCTGGCCTTGGCCGGTGCCGTGGTCGAGGCTGTCCAGCAAGGGGCCATCCGGCGCTTTGTCGTCATGGCGGGCTGTGATGGCCGGCACCGGGCGCGCACCTATTACACCGAGGTCGCGCAGACCCTGCCGCAAGACAGCGTCATCCTGACCGCCGGGTGCGCTAAATACCGTTACAACAAGCTTGATCTTGGGACCATCAACGGTATTCCGCGGGTTCTGGACGCTGGCCAGTGCAACGACTCCTACTCCCTGGCGCTGATCGCCCTGGCGCTCAAGGATGCCTTCGGCCTGGAAGATATCAACGAGCTGCCGGTCTCTTACGACATTGCTTGGTATGAACAAAAGGCGGTAGCGGTGTTGCTGGCTCTTCTCGCTCTGGGGGTGAAGGGGATCCGGCTGGGCCCCAGCTTGCCCGCGTTCCTGTCGCCAGCGGTTGCCCAGGTTCTGGTCGAGCGCTTCCATCTCCGGCCGATCGGGTCCGTGGATGAAGACGTGGCGGCCATGATGGCCGGCGCTTGA
- a CDS encoding RrF2 family transcriptional regulator codes for MRLTLFTDLGLRTLMRLAGEPERLFTTEEISRDLKVSRNHLTKVVSDLAAAGFVQTRRGAGGGFHLARSPETIIIGDVARALEGDQPLVECFQADGGACTLMPGCRLKGRLAAAQAAFFRELDGMTLAECATPRPKIPG; via the coding sequence ATGCGTCTGACCTTATTCACCGATCTCGGCTTGCGAACCTTGATGCGTTTGGCCGGGGAGCCGGAGCGCCTGTTTACAACCGAAGAAATTTCCCGCGATTTAAAAGTATCGCGCAACCACTTGACCAAGGTGGTCAGTGATTTGGCGGCGGCGGGGTTTGTGCAGACGCGCCGGGGAGCAGGGGGCGGGTTTCACCTCGCCCGATCGCCCGAGACCATCATCATCGGCGACGTGGCTCGGGCCCTGGAAGGGGATCAACCCTTGGTGGAGTGTTTTCAGGCCGATGGGGGGGCTTGTACCCTCATGCCGGGCTGCCGCCTCAAGGGGCGGTTGGCGGCGGCGCAAGCGGCTTTTTTTCGGGAGCTGGATGGCATGACCCTTGCCGAGTGCGCGACGCCGCGACCGAAAATCCCGGGGTGA
- the pyrC gene encoding dihydroorotase, with protein MAQRDPGRVAYVNARLLDPATGVDGPGGVLTEGEHITQVGPEVSATTVPAGTLVVDCLEACLAPGLIDMRVQLREPGQEHMESMRSAGQAAVAGGITSLVCLPNTDPPMDDEATLEFVARRARLAGLAKVYCYGACTKALKGEALTEMGIMAESGAVAFTDGVKAIASAQVMRRVLSYASTFDLLVMQHPEEPSLAGGVMNAGMVATRMGLAGIPREAEIILLERDMRLVAMTGGRYHAAHISTAESVEIIRRAKAQGLRVTCDTAPFYFALNELAVGDYKTFAKLSPPLRAEADREAIVAGLRDGVIDCIASDHSPQDQDAKRQTFAAAAFGAVGLETLLPVSLDLVHTGQMSLLDVLRCLTVAPARLLGLDAGRLRAGAKADLVIFDLERPWQILAGEFRSKSKNTPFDGRPVQGRVLRTVVDGRTVFSHV; from the coding sequence ATGGCCCAGCGTGATCCTGGCCGCGTGGCCTATGTCAACGCCCGCCTGCTGGACCCGGCGACCGGAGTCGATGGGCCGGGTGGCGTGTTGACCGAGGGCGAGCACATTACCCAGGTTGGGCCCGAGGTCAGCGCGACCACGGTGCCGGCCGGAACCCTGGTGGTGGACTGCCTGGAGGCCTGCTTAGCCCCGGGCCTAATCGACATGCGCGTACAACTGCGCGAGCCCGGCCAGGAGCACATGGAAAGCATGCGCTCGGCGGGCCAGGCGGCGGTGGCCGGGGGCATCACGTCCTTGGTCTGCCTGCCCAACACCGATCCGCCCATGGACGACGAGGCCACCTTGGAGTTCGTGGCCCGGCGCGCCCGGCTGGCTGGTCTGGCCAAGGTGTATTGCTACGGGGCCTGCACCAAGGCCCTGAAGGGCGAGGCCCTGACCGAGATGGGCATCATGGCCGAATCCGGCGCGGTCGCGTTCACCGATGGCGTTAAGGCCATTGCCAGCGCCCAGGTCATGCGTCGGGTGCTGTCCTATGCTTCGACCTTTGACCTGCTGGTCATGCAGCACCCCGAGGAGCCGAGCTTGGCTGGGGGGGTGATGAACGCGGGCATGGTGGCCACTCGTATGGGGCTGGCCGGGATCCCGCGTGAGGCCGAGATCATCTTGCTTGAACGCGACATGCGTCTGGTGGCCATGACCGGAGGGCGCTACCACGCCGCCCACATCAGCACGGCCGAGAGCGTGGAGATCATTCGCCGAGCCAAGGCCCAGGGCCTGCGGGTGACCTGCGACACCGCACCCTTTTATTTCGCGCTCAACGAGCTGGCGGTGGGCGACTACAAGACTTTTGCCAAGCTCTCGCCCCCCTTGCGCGCGGAAGCGGACCGGGAAGCCATTGTCGCGGGCTTGCGCGATGGGGTGATCGACTGCATCGCCAGCGACCACTCTCCCCAGGACCAAGACGCCAAGCGCCAGACCTTCGCGGCGGCTGCCTTCGGCGCGGTCGGCCTGGAAACCTTGCTCCCGGTGTCCCTCGATCTGGTCCACACGGGCCAGATGTCCTTGCTGGATGTCTTGCGCTGTCTGACCGTGGCCCCGGCCCGGCTTTTAGGCCTGGACGCCGGACGGTTGCGCGCGGGTGCCAAGGCGGATCTGGTGATTTTTGACCTTGAGCGTCCCTGGCAGATCCTGGCCGGCGAATTCCGCTCCAAATCCAAGAATACCCCCTTTGACGGACGTCCGGTGCAAGGGCGTGTCCTGCGCACGGTTGTCGATGGCCGAACGGTGTTCTCTCATGTTTGA